A genomic region of Magnetospirillum sp. WYHS-4 contains the following coding sequences:
- a CDS encoding class I SAM-dependent methyltransferase produces the protein MTTAPPDPGHEACRVCGGTELDLAARRIRGGIDCPVWQCRNCGLAFLPAPYFDPETVRQQYADGYAFTPSLSAIKGTEYDPYVKVLDFLAPHLDAAKTEFLEIGAGQGHFLGLVKDRVRRVTAIEFNAGQAEYCRKTFGAEVLSCPVEDLPPDRTFDVVFHFSVLEHVPDPYAFLTAAMARVRPGGVMCVEVPNNRDPVLDLYRVPAYVDTYYRKTHLMNYGERSLALLFDRLGYRRYRIERIQAYSLSNHFHWADTGTGQPSVDIGYRFAFPADLSGPEPVKGELSAFFGRMDAEYRAILIRHGYSDVLAALVHKD, from the coding sequence ATGACCACCGCACCCCCTGATCCCGGCCACGAAGCCTGCCGCGTCTGCGGCGGCACGGAACTGGATCTGGCCGCGCGCCGCATCCGGGGCGGCATCGACTGTCCGGTCTGGCAATGCCGGAATTGCGGACTGGCCTTCCTGCCCGCGCCCTATTTCGATCCGGAGACCGTGCGTCAGCAGTACGCAGACGGGTACGCCTTCACCCCCAGCCTGTCGGCCATCAAGGGAACCGAATACGATCCCTACGTGAAGGTTCTGGATTTCCTGGCTCCCCATTTGGACGCCGCGAAAACCGAATTCCTGGAGATCGGGGCCGGCCAGGGCCACTTCCTGGGCTTGGTCAAGGACCGGGTGCGCAGGGTCACCGCGATCGAATTCAATGCCGGCCAGGCCGAATACTGCCGCAAGACCTTCGGTGCCGAGGTCCTGTCCTGCCCGGTCGAGGACCTGCCGCCCGATCGGACCTTCGACGTGGTTTTTCATTTCAGCGTTCTGGAGCATGTGCCCGACCCTTATGCCTTTCTCACGGCAGCCATGGCCCGGGTGCGGCCGGGCGGAGTAATGTGCGTCGAGGTCCCCAACAACCGGGACCCGGTGCTCGACCTCTACCGGGTGCCGGCCTATGTCGACACCTACTACCGCAAGACCCATTTGATGAACTATGGGGAAAGGAGCCTGGCTCTGCTGTTTGATCGCCTCGGCTACCGCCGTTACCGGATCGAGCGCATTCAGGCCTATTCTTTGAGCAACCACTTCCATTGGGCCGATACGGGCACGGGGCAGCCCAGCGTGGATATCGGCTACCGCTTCGCCTTTCCCGCCGATCTTTCCGGGCCCGAGCCGGTCAAAGGGGAACTATCGGCCTTCTTCGGACGGATGGATGCCGAATATCGCGCCATCCTGATACGCCACGGGTACAGCGATGTGCTGGCGGCACTGGTCCATAAGGATTGA
- a CDS encoding DUF4910 domain-containing protein, which yields MSGKPDTGMMMELMERVWPLHRTLVHEDMDTTLDIVAEYLPAGHEWKVHRYPSGQKIWTWKVPEKFVVEKARLELLTPNGPEKMVDFRDHVLHILSYSLPFEGELGWDELAPHLFTNPHRPKAIPWAFKYYDRDWGFSLPHEQWERLPRDGRYRVSIRTRFDPGFLSVGEFSIPGTSDEWLLFVCATCHPWQVNDSISGVVATVDFVRREADRLKAGGHRGYYGIKVLFLPETIGSLAFLANNEPLIDKCRYAFFSEFLGNDDRFRLQRSLQGDTMVDRATAYVLKQMTGGDFIDGPFCHTIITNDEKVTNAAGVNIPTVALNRWPDGGWPFYHTTDDRPAAMNPDKIAEASVLYEQVTEILQTNVYPRRRFRGPLFLSGLKLDFDWQRDRRTKRGMQHLILRLEGDISALDIALQVDLDYADVVAVLEAMRNAGLVDLAHVPWPSA from the coding sequence ATGAGCGGCAAGCCCGATACCGGGATGATGATGGAGCTGATGGAGCGGGTCTGGCCCCTGCATCGCACTCTGGTCCACGAGGATATGGACACCACCCTCGACATCGTCGCCGAATACCTGCCCGCCGGCCACGAATGGAAGGTTCACCGCTACCCCTCCGGCCAGAAGATCTGGACCTGGAAGGTGCCCGAAAAATTCGTCGTGGAGAAGGCCCGGCTGGAACTCCTGACCCCGAACGGGCCGGAAAAGATGGTCGACTTCCGGGACCACGTTCTCCACATTCTTTCGTACAGCCTGCCGTTCGAAGGCGAATTGGGATGGGACGAACTGGCGCCCCATTTGTTCACCAATCCCCACCGCCCCAAGGCGATTCCATGGGCTTTCAAGTACTACGACCGCGACTGGGGGTTCTCCCTGCCCCATGAACAGTGGGAACGGCTGCCGCGCGACGGGCGTTATCGCGTTTCCATCCGCACCCGTTTCGATCCCGGCTTCCTGTCGGTTGGCGAATTCTCGATTCCCGGCACTTCCGACGAATGGTTGCTGTTCGTCTGTGCCACCTGCCATCCTTGGCAGGTCAACGATTCGATCAGCGGCGTGGTCGCGACCGTCGATTTCGTCCGGCGCGAGGCGGACCGGCTCAAGGCCGGCGGCCACCGCGGCTATTATGGCATCAAGGTGCTGTTCCTCCCGGAAACCATCGGCTCCCTGGCCTTCCTCGCTAACAACGAGCCCCTGATCGACAAGTGCCGCTATGCCTTTTTCAGCGAGTTCCTGGGCAACGATGACCGTTTCCGCCTGCAGCGCTCCCTGCAAGGAGACACCATGGTCGACAGGGCCACCGCCTACGTGCTGAAACAGATGACCGGCGGCGATTTCATCGACGGCCCCTTCTGCCACACCATCATCACCAACGACGAGAAGGTGACCAACGCCGCCGGCGTAAACATCCCGACCGTGGCGCTGAACCGCTGGCCGGACGGTGGGTGGCCCTTCTACCATACCACCGACGACCGGCCTGCGGCGATGAACCCAGACAAGATCGCGGAAGCCAGCGTTCTCTACGAACAGGTGACCGAGATCCTCCAGACCAACGTCTATCCGCGCCGGCGCTTTCGCGGGCCGCTGTTCCTGTCGGGCTTGAAGCTGGATTTCGACTGGCAGCGGGACCGCCGCACCAAGCGCGGCATGCAGCACCTGATCCTGCGGCTCGAAGGCGATATTTCCGCCCTGGACATCGCCTTGCAGGTCGATCTCGATTATGCTGACGTGGTCGCCGTCCTGGAAGCCATGCGGAACGCCGGCTTGGTCGATCTGGCCCACGTTCCCTGGCCTTCCGCCTGA
- a CDS encoding acyl carrier protein has translation MFDDTILQEIFKVVLDLPPEADVESIRQVTTKRWDSLANVSMAAAIESEYGIRLDPADAERMTSYQAVRLLLEERSGG, from the coding sequence ATGTTCGACGACACCATCCTTCAGGAAATCTTCAAGGTGGTCCTAGACCTGCCGCCGGAGGCCGATGTTGAATCGATCCGGCAGGTCACGACCAAGCGTTGGGATTCCCTGGCCAATGTGTCGATGGCCGCCGCGATCGAAAGCGAATACGGTATCCGGCTCGACCCCGCCGACGCGGAACGGATGACCTCCTACCAGGCGGTTCGGCTGCTGCTGGAAGAGAGGTCCGGCGGATGA
- a CDS encoding HAD-IIIC family phosphatase produces MTFLETQRILREFKGGPTLDLLLAGSGTFDPIALFLKAAAARAGYALALRTLPFNTLQQHLLGTASPETAEVAFVLPWDLAGETDWRSGVPATPADLNAVLGRAEQRAALLTNRRALYLPAALPPLFADLADDRRLAGGLMSLALAAGAHLLPTRAFALGAYLASGCPLGGDAMASTAQAIVEARLGVERPPRKVLVTDLDNVLWQGVIGEVGVDGIAYAPEGRGYPHFIYQTLLKRLKDQGVVLAAVSRNDPADALAPFRKGGMVLAEDDFIAVVASYNSKSAQVTELARMLSLGLDSFVFVDDNPVELAEVHQALPAVACMAFPERVEEHPLFLERLSGQFGTRMVTAEDRRRTEMYRSRMAGLVPSTSKGADLTAFLKDLGMEMTIHADGAGGRERAVQLINKTNQFNLNGIRLDDTEVAAILAAGGRLYTATLRDHHGDHGEILACLTDGTGLLRALVMSCRVLQRRVERVFLAHLAQRGEAPRRLDYRRTDRNEPLRNFLEEIGLSVDRDGVLDFDPVAYLARFGDDLELIRVHLP; encoded by the coding sequence ATGACCTTCCTGGAGACCCAGCGAATCCTGAGGGAGTTCAAGGGGGGGCCCACCCTCGATCTGCTGCTGGCCGGATCGGGAACCTTCGATCCGATCGCCCTGTTCCTCAAGGCCGCGGCCGCCCGCGCCGGCTATGCCCTGGCGCTGCGTACCCTGCCGTTCAACACGCTTCAGCAGCATTTGCTCGGCACCGCCTCGCCGGAGACCGCCGAAGTGGCGTTCGTTCTGCCCTGGGATCTCGCCGGGGAAACCGATTGGCGGTCGGGCGTTCCGGCCACGCCCGCCGACCTGAATGCAGTCCTCGGGCGGGCGGAACAGCGGGCTGCGTTGTTGACGAACCGCAGGGCGCTTTACCTCCCTGCGGCCTTGCCGCCCCTGTTCGCCGATCTCGCGGATGACCGCCGGCTGGCTGGCGGCCTGATGTCCTTGGCGTTGGCGGCCGGAGCCCACCTGTTGCCAACTCGCGCCTTTGCCCTGGGGGCCTATCTGGCCTCCGGCTGTCCTCTGGGCGGCGACGCGATGGCTTCCACCGCCCAGGCCATCGTCGAGGCCCGCCTCGGAGTCGAACGGCCGCCAAGAAAGGTCCTGGTCACCGACCTGGATAATGTGCTCTGGCAGGGCGTGATCGGCGAAGTGGGCGTCGACGGCATTGCCTATGCGCCCGAGGGCAGGGGTTATCCTCACTTCATCTACCAGACTCTTCTCAAGCGTCTGAAAGATCAGGGTGTCGTCCTGGCGGCGGTCAGCCGCAACGATCCCGCCGATGCCCTGGCCCCCTTCCGGAAAGGCGGCATGGTCCTGGCGGAAGACGATTTCATCGCCGTTGTGGCCAGCTACAATTCGAAGTCGGCGCAGGTTACCGAACTGGCTCGGATGCTCTCCCTCGGCTTGGACTCCTTCGTCTTCGTGGATGACAATCCGGTCGAACTGGCGGAAGTGCACCAAGCCCTGCCCGCGGTCGCCTGCATGGCGTTTCCGGAACGGGTGGAGGAACATCCGCTGTTCCTCGAGCGCCTGTCGGGCCAGTTCGGGACCCGGATGGTCACGGCAGAGGACCGCAGGCGCACTGAAATGTATCGCAGCCGTATGGCGGGCTTGGTTCCTTCGACATCCAAGGGCGCCGATCTGACCGCCTTCCTCAAGGATCTGGGCATGGAAATGACGATCCATGCCGACGGCGCAGGCGGCCGGGAGCGTGCCGTGCAGCTGATTAACAAGACCAACCAGTTCAACCTGAATGGCATCCGGCTCGACGATACGGAGGTTGCGGCCATCCTGGCGGCAGGTGGCCGACTCTACACCGCGACGTTGCGCGATCACCATGGCGACCATGGGGAGATCCTGGCCTGTCTGACCGACGGCACCGGGCTGCTGCGTGCCCTGGTCATGTCCTGCCGGGTCCTGCAAAGGCGGGTGGAACGGGTCTTCCTGGCCCATCTGGCGCAGCGTGGCGAAGCGCCACGACGCCTGGACTACCGCCGCACCGACCGCAACGAGCCCTTACGGAACTTCCTTGAGGAAATCGGCCTGTCGGTCGACCGGGACGGGGTCCTGGATTTCGACCCGGTCGCCTATCTTGCCAGGTTCGGCGACGATCTCGAACTGATTAGGGTCCACCTGCCATGA
- a CDS encoding AAC(3) family N-acetyltransferase — MNEQEAIDLYTAALRHLGIGRGDIVYLAVDMARLPLPAYPAKLNREAIRAREQRWCAFVLERLQETIGPEGTLIAPTFFYSYARSNGPYIHEESPSETGPFTEYFRTLPEARRSLHPIYSVAAIGPLASEIADGIVGKSAFGAMSVFGRLTRYPIKFLFLGASVGESLTHAHHLEHMYGCNHRYHMVFNTPVSMGGHEIPGPWLCFMRYLGTPVRADVFPLERRLRERGVLVEWPDWPHPMQMVTIEDAERIGYEMLAEAPWSFTREPVEIHMESPGKAPHPALQTAVRFHPDPEERP; from the coding sequence ATGAACGAACAGGAAGCCATCGACCTCTACACCGCCGCCCTGCGGCACCTTGGCATCGGACGGGGGGACATCGTCTACCTGGCCGTCGACATGGCCCGGCTGCCCTTGCCGGCCTACCCGGCAAAGCTCAACCGCGAGGCGATCCGGGCGCGGGAGCAGCGCTGGTGCGCCTTCGTGCTGGAGCGCCTGCAGGAAACCATTGGTCCGGAAGGAACCCTGATCGCTCCGACCTTCTTCTATTCCTATGCCCGCAGCAACGGCCCCTACATTCACGAGGAAAGCCCCTCGGAGACCGGGCCCTTCACCGAATACTTCCGCACCCTGCCGGAGGCCCGGCGGTCGCTGCATCCCATCTATTCCGTGGCGGCCATCGGCCCCCTGGCCTCCGAGATCGCGGACGGCATCGTCGGCAAGTCCGCCTTTGGCGCCATGAGCGTGTTCGGCCGCCTCACCCGCTATCCGATCAAGTTCCTGTTCCTGGGCGCCAGCGTCGGCGAATCCCTGACCCACGCCCACCATCTGGAGCATATGTACGGCTGCAATCACCGGTACCACATGGTCTTCAACACCCCGGTTTCCATGGGCGGACACGAAATTCCCGGGCCCTGGCTCTGCTTCATGCGCTACCTGGGCACGCCGGTGCGGGCCGACGTCTTTCCGCTGGAACGGCGGCTGCGGGAACGCGGCGTCCTGGTGGAATGGCCGGACTGGCCCCATCCCATGCAGATGGTGACCATCGAGGACGCCGAACGGATCGGCTACGAGATGTTGGCCGAGGCTCCCTGGTCCTTCACCCGCGAGCCGGTGGAAATCCATATGGAAAGCCCCGGCAAGGCACCGCATCCAGCCCTGCAGACGGCCGTGCGTTTCCACCCCGACCCAGAAGAAAGACCATGA
- a CDS encoding radical SAM protein, whose protein sequence is MTQDILQAFALAAREPARLADVAPQFRFAKVKPTDDCNSRCITCSYWETRHEGELSLTEVCDALAQLRGVGVTDVMFSGGEPTLRKDLPEMIAEAKRLGFSGISMTTNCLALGEGKLDQLLEAGLGELVLSFEGESTHDAIRGVPGNAAKVHRVLEALVARRDGGTYPNLSIKLATTLMSRTLDEVLGVLDLCRRHKVSVFFNLIDNGTYFFQGISESLFAIADLEAYDRLVDRLVAAKRAEPGLIGNSFSSLEYARRYFRDPKQADIPCYLGYVGLEVDANGDIYSNCWGLPKMGNIRKTRLADIVGGKVYRQRCRDMYAKRCRGCSCGYILNLAYHPTSRDFDRAQGGTGNLTYAGERT, encoded by the coding sequence ATGACCCAGGATATCTTGCAAGCTTTCGCCTTGGCGGCGCGCGAGCCGGCCCGGTTGGCCGATGTGGCTCCGCAATTCCGTTTCGCCAAGGTGAAGCCGACCGACGACTGCAACAGCCGCTGCATCACTTGCTCCTACTGGGAGACGCGGCATGAAGGCGAACTGTCGCTGACCGAAGTCTGCGACGCCCTGGCACAGTTGCGGGGCGTCGGGGTGACCGACGTGATGTTCTCGGGCGGCGAACCCACCTTGCGCAAGGACCTGCCGGAGATGATCGCTGAGGCGAAGCGCCTCGGGTTTTCCGGTATCAGCATGACGACCAATTGCCTGGCCCTCGGCGAAGGCAAGCTGGACCAGCTGCTGGAGGCCGGCCTGGGCGAACTGGTCCTGTCCTTCGAGGGCGAGTCGACCCATGACGCCATCCGCGGCGTCCCCGGCAACGCCGCCAAGGTCCACCGGGTGTTGGAGGCCTTGGTCGCCAGGCGGGACGGTGGGACCTACCCCAACCTGTCGATCAAGCTTGCCACCACCCTGATGAGCCGGACCCTGGATGAAGTCCTGGGAGTGTTGGACCTTTGCCGCCGGCACAAAGTCTCGGTCTTCTTCAACCTGATCGACAACGGCACCTATTTCTTCCAAGGGATTTCGGAAAGCCTGTTCGCCATCGCCGACCTGGAAGCATACGACCGCCTGGTCGACCGCCTGGTCGCCGCCAAGCGCGCCGAGCCAGGCTTGATCGGCAATTCCTTTTCCTCCCTGGAATACGCCCGCCGCTATTTCCGCGACCCGAAGCAGGCGGACATCCCCTGCTACTTGGGCTATGTCGGGCTGGAGGTCGACGCCAACGGCGACATCTATTCGAACTGCTGGGGTTTGCCGAAGATGGGCAATATCCGCAAAACCCGGCTAGCCGACATCGTCGGCGGCAAGGTCTATCGTCAGCGCTGCCGCGATATGTATGCCAAACGGTGCCGGGGCTGTTCCTGCGGCTACATCCTGAACCTTGCCTACCACCCGACATCCCGTGACTTCGACCGGGCCCAAGGCGGAACGGGCAATCTTACCTATGCCGGCGAAAGGACTTGA
- a CDS encoding N-acetylneuraminate synthase family protein, translated as MFDLNSFLASGRTLVIAEVGSNHGGDHKLALESVAAAKEAGADVVKFQLFKPETLVDDKFPVLKYIQGPQRTQRERFGITALPERLVRDLAEEASRQGIVFMATPFDLEAVDILAPLQPCFKIASGDLTNHPLIDAVVAKGMPVMISTGLSDEDEIDAAAARIPADLFFPMHCVAVYPTPDDQVNLATIPWLGKRFGRPVGFSDHSGGGVACVAAVALGARIVEKHFLPRDDMAVADKALSIGIADFRRMVDDIRRVESMRGSEGRRLASGEEYFRTALRRSLYARVDIPMGTAITADRIVALRPWRPEAVPPSAAESLLGRLTCRPIAANEAILFSDLVQD; from the coding sequence TTGTTCGATCTGAACAGCTTCCTGGCATCGGGCCGGACCCTGGTCATCGCCGAAGTGGGCAGCAACCACGGCGGCGACCACAAGCTGGCACTGGAATCCGTCGCCGCCGCCAAGGAAGCCGGGGCCGACGTGGTGAAGTTCCAGCTGTTCAAGCCGGAAACCCTGGTCGACGACAAGTTCCCCGTCCTGAAATACATCCAGGGACCTCAGCGCACCCAACGGGAAAGGTTCGGGATCACCGCCTTGCCGGAAAGGCTGGTGCGCGACTTGGCCGAGGAGGCGAGCCGCCAGGGAATCGTCTTCATGGCCACCCCCTTCGATCTGGAGGCGGTGGACATCCTGGCGCCCCTGCAGCCTTGTTTCAAGATCGCGTCCGGCGACCTGACCAATCACCCGCTGATCGATGCGGTTGTGGCCAAAGGCATGCCCGTGATGATTTCAACCGGCCTTTCCGACGAAGACGAGATCGATGCCGCGGCAGCCAGGATTCCTGCGGATCTGTTCTTTCCGATGCATTGCGTCGCCGTCTATCCGACCCCCGACGACCAGGTAAATCTGGCGACCATCCCCTGGCTGGGCAAGAGATTCGGGCGCCCGGTCGGCTTTTCCGATCATTCGGGGGGGGGGGTGGCTTGCGTTGCTGCAGTGGCTCTGGGGGCCCGCATCGTCGAAAAGCATTTCCTGCCGCGAGACGACATGGCGGTAGCCGACAAGGCCCTGTCCATCGGGATTGCCGATTTCCGCCGGATGGTGGACGATATCCGCCGGGTCGAGAGCATGCGCGGCAGCGAAGGACGCCGGTTGGCATCGGGTGAGGAGTACTTCCGTACCGCCCTTAGGCGTTCCCTGTACGCTCGAGTCGATATTCCGATGGGAACGGCGATCACCGCCGATCGGATCGTCGCCCTTCGGCCGTGGCGGCCGGAAGCCGTCCCGCCTTCAGCCGCCGAATCCCTGCTCGGCCGCCTGACCTGCCGTCCCATTGCCGCCAACGAAGCCATCCTGTTTTCCGACCTCGTCCAAGACTGA
- a CDS encoding SPASM domain-containing protein, producing MALTPLDLYRHITRKRVNNYVSMTNRWREIKWFLGQGHLVPHVWDRIKWYGGPAFLIAPNYPCHIEVEASAACQMKCPMCGQGKMYEQGLKMGNMSMDLFKKIVDEVHDKVFSIKLSWRGEPSLNPQLHDMIRYAKLEKKMKSVAFLTNFERYDEAGIDDLLTTGVDYVSVSADGLGDVYERIRYPAKFDETVAKMKYFRRRRDELGLIRPLIRVQTIFSAIRDSAEDYLKLWEPIADRVNFIADQYRADHNEDAYDLDPDYICGVPFIRMAICWDGKVTQCFSDYGEKTNYGDINNQSVYTVWHSEGMKRLRQSMREKTRLENHVTCRTCDLGAKMSSGEFITVQGRELPVRINAGKKLDPDDMNAKENRWKKKPKTA from the coding sequence ATGGCCCTGACGCCCCTCGATCTTTACCGCCACATCACCCGCAAGCGGGTCAACAACTATGTCTCGATGACCAACCGCTGGCGCGAGATCAAATGGTTTCTCGGGCAGGGTCACTTGGTTCCCCACGTCTGGGACCGGATCAAATGGTATGGCGGCCCGGCATTCCTGATCGCCCCGAATTATCCTTGCCATATCGAGGTCGAAGCTTCGGCGGCCTGCCAGATGAAGTGCCCCATGTGCGGCCAGGGCAAGATGTACGAACAGGGCCTGAAGATGGGCAACATGTCCATGGACCTGTTCAAGAAGATCGTCGACGAGGTCCACGACAAGGTTTTCTCCATCAAACTGTCCTGGCGCGGCGAGCCTTCGCTCAATCCGCAACTGCACGACATGATCCGCTACGCCAAGCTCGAAAAGAAGATGAAGAGCGTGGCGTTCCTGACCAACTTCGAGCGGTACGACGAGGCGGGTATCGACGACTTATTGACCACCGGTGTCGACTATGTGAGCGTTTCCGCCGATGGCCTGGGCGACGTATACGAACGCATCCGGTATCCGGCCAAGTTCGACGAAACCGTGGCGAAGATGAAATACTTCCGCAGGCGGCGCGACGAACTGGGCCTGATTCGGCCGTTGATCCGGGTGCAGACCATCTTTTCGGCCATTCGCGATTCGGCCGAGGACTACCTGAAGCTCTGGGAGCCCATCGCCGACCGGGTGAACTTCATCGCCGACCAATACCGCGCCGATCACAATGAAGACGCCTACGATCTGGACCCGGATTACATCTGTGGCGTCCCGTTCATCCGCATGGCCATCTGCTGGGACGGAAAGGTGACCCAGTGCTTTTCCGACTACGGCGAAAAGACCAACTATGGCGACATCAACAACCAATCGGTCTACACGGTCTGGCACAGCGAGGGCATGAAGCGTCTGCGCCAGTCCATGCGGGAAAAAACACGGCTGGAAAACCATGTGACCTGCCGAACCTGCGACCTGGGCGCCAAGATGAGCAGCGGTGAGTTCATCACGGTCCAGGGACGGGAACTGCCGGTCCGGATCAATGCCGGCAAGAAACTCGATCCCGATGATATGAATGCCAAGGAAAACCGGTGGAAGAAGAAGCCGAAGACCGCCTGA
- a CDS encoding class I SAM-dependent methyltransferase: MSIETSTIACPICSSATTFLFRPLYTPRQPQWARRVAHVPGDQRNAEAYFHCDNCGYVYRPEGLETVAVVSAAEPEGSAAEKADAAICPVAPAGTISTPELEAGFRRRGEQRELPPYPQRYDWVAAHAAKGRFLDVGCEYGYLGAALRDRGFDAIGIDPGADAANIGCQRLGIPIEIGLYTADAFPPESFDTVAAEGVAYYFRPSLRAFLDIAKGHLRPGGVVYMQLPGVTGTGDAFFQNFVRCLVPYEAVDSVFAHAGWEIVAKTDEWFQNGSYGIIARPSDKVLNTPAKADRQRILGDLICSDYGLLRNRGPVPGWARAIQLLLHGLAPGGALPGYFARGLNRLWPAKAG; this comes from the coding sequence ATGTCCATCGAAACTTCCACCATAGCCTGCCCGATCTGCAGTTCCGCAACCACTTTTCTGTTTCGGCCGCTCTACACGCCCCGCCAACCGCAATGGGCGCGCCGCGTCGCCCATGTTCCCGGCGACCAGAGGAACGCCGAAGCCTATTTCCATTGCGACAACTGCGGCTACGTCTACCGTCCGGAAGGCCTGGAAACGGTCGCCGTCGTGTCGGCAGCGGAACCGGAAGGAAGCGCCGCCGAGAAAGCGGACGCCGCCATCTGCCCCGTGGCGCCCGCCGGCACGATTTCCACCCCGGAACTGGAAGCCGGCTTTCGCCGCCGGGGCGAGCAGCGCGAGCTGCCACCTTATCCCCAGCGCTACGATTGGGTGGCTGCCCATGCCGCCAAGGGACGCTTCCTGGACGTGGGCTGCGAATACGGCTACCTGGGCGCCGCCTTACGGGACCGGGGCTTCGACGCCATAGGCATCGATCCGGGGGCGGATGCCGCCAACATCGGCTGCCAGCGGCTGGGGATACCGATCGAGATCGGCCTCTACACTGCCGACGCCTTTCCGCCGGAAAGCTTCGATACCGTCGCCGCCGAGGGCGTGGCCTATTATTTCCGGCCGAGCCTGCGGGCGTTCCTGGATATCGCCAAGGGCCACCTGCGGCCGGGTGGCGTGGTCTACATGCAATTGCCCGGCGTAACGGGCACTGGGGATGCCTTCTTCCAGAACTTCGTGCGCTGCCTGGTACCCTACGAAGCGGTAGATTCCGTCTTCGCTCATGCCGGCTGGGAGATCGTCGCCAAGACGGACGAATGGTTCCAGAACGGCTCCTACGGCATTATCGCCCGGCCTTCCGACAAGGTATTGAACACACCCGCCAAGGCCGATCGGCAGCGGATTCTGGGCGACCTGATCTGTTCGGACTATGGACTGCTGCGCAACCGCGGTCCGGTTCCCGGCTGGGCGCGGGCGATTCAACTGCTGCTGCACGGACTGGCGCCCGGCGGCGCACTGCCGGGCTATTTCGCCCGTGGGCTCAACCGCCTATGGCCGGCCAAGGCCGGCTGA
- a CDS encoding SGNH/GDSL hydrolase family protein, whose product MVGRSMGLLKGLASWSLVAAITLVLLETTSAAAVWWLAREPGNEHLARAIERFHPLFHEPEPVLTHLAPHRRSDDANPFRYDSRTGYSNKPNSVYENAILIGPEGFICNGKCDPLPMDKPANEARIMIFGGSSVAGQGAGDGAHTIAGYLERMANQARLYGERRVRVVNAGVGGFYSAQELARFLFEGLLYQPDAVIFFHGSNDYRAWEHSYLSRDLYGPLIRANYHSYDYQLIQAMERMRSLTGTLSHFVALADDYFPLFHYTVTLAKHVRLFGLKGRGGGTTEAAGTARWENGGIPAEAIRSFSVWTANSVSTFVSNDISAAGAARAQGVTALMALQPVLLYRRKVELAPAEQELFASGRFATPYIDGYYPLARERWAELASANDGQVEFADLSGLFETVPDHIFTDNVHYTPRGNEIIAAGLLERLQAMRAKQAR is encoded by the coding sequence ATGGTAGGCAGATCAATGGGGCTGCTGAAGGGACTGGCCAGCTGGTCGCTGGTCGCCGCCATCACGCTGGTTCTGCTGGAGACGACTTCGGCGGCTGCGGTCTGGTGGCTGGCGCGCGAGCCCGGCAACGAACATCTGGCTCGGGCCATCGAACGCTTCCATCCCCTCTTCCACGAACCGGAACCGGTACTCACGCACTTGGCTCCCCACCGGCGCTCCGACGACGCCAATCCCTTCCGTTACGATTCCCGCACGGGCTACTCCAACAAGCCCAACAGCGTCTACGAGAACGCCATCCTGATCGGCCCCGAAGGATTCATCTGCAACGGGAAATGCGACCCGTTGCCGATGGACAAGCCGGCGAACGAAGCGCGGATCATGATTTTTGGCGGCTCCTCGGTAGCCGGCCAGGGGGCGGGCGACGGCGCCCACACCATCGCCGGCTATCTGGAGCGCATGGCCAACCAAGCCCGCCTGTACGGCGAACGAAGGGTCCGGGTCGTGAATGCGGGCGTCGGCGGCTTCTACAGCGCACAGGAACTGGCCCGCTTCCTGTTCGAAGGGCTTCTCTATCAGCCCGACGCGGTCATCTTTTTCCATGGCTCCAACGATTACCGGGCCTGGGAACATAGCTACCTGAGCCGCGATCTTTACGGCCCGCTGATTCGCGCCAACTACCACAGCTACGACTACCAGCTCATTCAGGCCATGGAGCGCATGCGCAGCCTGACGGGGACGCTGTCGCACTTCGTGGCCCTGGCGGACGACTATTTTCCGCTTTTCCACTACACCGTGACTCTGGCCAAGCATGTGCGTCTATTCGGGCTCAAGGGGCGAGGTGGCGGCACGACGGAAGCGGCCGGTACCGCCCGCTGGGAAAATGGGGGCATTCCGGCCGAAGCGATCCGCAGTTTTTCCGTCTGGACGGCCAATTCGGTATCCACGTTCGTCAGCAACGATATCTCTGCGGCGGGAGCCGCGCGGGCGCAGGGAGTCACCGCCCTGATGGCACTTCAGCCCGTATTGCTTTACCGGCGCAAAGTCGAATTGGCGCCGGCCGAACAGGAGCTTTTCGCTTCCGGCCGCTTTGCTACGCCCTACATCGACGGTTACTACCCTTTGGCCCGCGAACGATGGGCCGAATTGGCGTCGGCCAATGACGGCCAAGTGGAATTCGCCGACTTGTCGGGACTGTTCGAAACGGTGCCCGACCATATCTTCACGGATAACGTCCATTACACGCCGCGCGGCAACGAAATCATTGCCGCCGGTCTTCTGGAACGGTTGCAGGCGATGCGCGCGAAGCAGGCCCGATGA